ATCTTGTCGCCACACTATCTTATTCGTGTAATCCGTTTGGTAAATAGCAAAGTCGATCACAGTGTCAGCTACTGATGCCTTTAAACCAAGCTCAAAGTTATCAGACTCTTCCGGTGAGAGTGCGGGGTTGCCAGATGAAGGGAAGTATAAATCATTAAAAGTAGGCGCTTTATAACCAGTATTATGGGCCAATCTAAATGTAGCATCGCGATGCACTTTATATCCCACTGCTAAACTGTGCGTCACTTCACTACCAAACTGGTCATCGTCGTCATAACGTACGGTTGCCTCTACCAAGGCTTGGTCATATTCATAAACGGTGCCTACGAAAACACCCAGCGTATCGCGCTTACTCTGCACATAGGTAGAAGTCGACTCAGACACATCATCTTCTGTTGCATTTATCCCACCCAAGACAACCCAGTTTTCTTGCACATCAATGTGTCCGTCGTAATTGAGTATATTGCGTTTAGTGACCGTTTTGCTGGCACCAAACTCATTCACATCAACTGATTCATCTTGCGATTTCGTTGCCGTAAATGCATGTGATACATTACCCTGCTGCGTCTCAAAACCGATGCTTAAAAATTGATTATCAAATTTACTTTGGAATACAGTTGCATTGCTAGAGCCAAAGCGACTATCGTAGTTCGTATCCCCTTCACTGCCTTGAAAAGCCGCAAATACTTTACTCTCAGAGGTAATTTGGTACTCAGCCCTAAGCCCTAAACTGGTGTTATCATGGCCATCAGTATCAGGCTGTGTGCCTTGCAACACATCAAAGTTATCTGTTTCTTCATAGCCCAAGTTTGCCAGTACAGTCAACGCGTCACTTTTAAACGAAGTGGCTACTTGAGCATTGCGATAGCTATTACTGCCAAGGGTCATATCTGCTGTTGTATGCTCCGCACGACGCGTAATAATGTTGATCACACCAGCCATCGCATCAGAGCCATAAATTGCAGCTCGAGAGCCTTTCAATATTTCAACACGTTCAATGCTTTGCAAAGGCACTTTTGCGATTGACTTATAGCCTAGTGTT
This genomic window from Pseudoalteromonas luteoviolacea contains:
- a CDS encoding TonB-dependent receptor domain-containing protein: MLKISALSAAVLAAVSFHTSATQEIERITVTANKIEQSQKDVLASVSVIERTDIERSGARDLVTLLSQQAGIQINSNGGFGHNAGLTLRGGSSKHTLVLIDGNRVGSATLGYKSIAKVPLQSIERVEILKGSRAAIYGSDAMAGVINIITRRAEHTTADMTLGSNSYRNAQVATSFKSDALTVLANLGYEETDNFDVLQGTQPDTDGHDNTSLGLRAEYQITSESKVFAAFQGSEGDTNYDSRFGSSNATVFQSKFDNQFLSIGFETQQGNVSHAFTATKSQDESVDVNEFGASKTVTKRNILNYDGHIDVQENWVVLGGINATEDDVSESTSTYVQSKRDTLGVFVGTVYEYDQALVEATVRYDDDDQFGSEVTHSLAVGYKVHRDATFRLAHNTGYKAPTFNDLYFPSSGNPALSPEESDNFELGLKASVADTVIDFAIYQTDYTNKIVWRQDTNGNWGPDNVENAQHSGLELSISNTLMFGIESNFNYAFVNAKDNTNGKPLPQVAKSTANWQLAKQWDDFEVITELQFRGERDSTASLPTGEAYRLDSYTLVNLAANYDFSDAVKLSARIENLFDKEYGAVASSLVKNEQSEVTGVNYYNTPERRFFVNLQYRF